In Tautonia rosea, one DNA window encodes the following:
- a CDS encoding ECF-type sigma factor: MNDVTRILCAIEDGDPQAAERLLPLVYEELRTLAARRLAREKPGQTLQATALVHEAYLGLVGSDRGRQWQGRTHFFTAAAEAMRLILINQARAKGRLKRGGGLRRVDLDRVDIEAETDDLDLLALDEALARLADEEPECARVVKLRFFAGLSQEEVAEALGISRRTADRYWAYARAWLLHALEADAGEGHGTGA; the protein is encoded by the coding sequence ATGAACGACGTGACGCGCATTCTCTGTGCGATCGAGGATGGTGATCCCCAGGCGGCCGAGCGGCTCCTGCCGCTGGTCTACGAGGAGCTGCGCACGCTCGCCGCGCGTCGCCTGGCCCGGGAGAAACCGGGGCAAACACTCCAGGCGACGGCGCTGGTCCACGAGGCCTATCTCGGCCTCGTCGGGAGCGACCGCGGGCGACAGTGGCAAGGGCGTACTCACTTCTTCACCGCCGCGGCCGAGGCGATGCGCCTGATCCTCATCAACCAGGCGCGCGCCAAGGGCCGCCTGAAGCGGGGCGGGGGGCTGCGTCGGGTCGACCTCGACCGGGTGGACATCGAGGCCGAGACCGACGACCTCGACCTGCTCGCCCTCGACGAGGCGCTGGCCCGGCTCGCGGACGAGGAGCCGGAGTGCGCGCGTGTGGTCAAGCTCCGCTTCTTCGCCGGCCTGAGCCAGGAGGAGGTCGCCGAGGCCCTCGGCATCAGCCGGCGGACCGCCGACCGCTACTGGGCCTACGCTCGGGCCTGGCTGCTCCACGCCCTGGAGGCCGACGCAGGGGAGGGGCACGGGACGGGAGCCTGA
- a CDS encoding helix-turn-helix domain-containing protein: MKSARQARGLSLADVAQRSGIDRAALSRLENEHNVNPKLETLGRYAGALDLEVTITIDDPAR; the protein is encoded by the coding sequence TTGAAATCAGCCCGCCAGGCGAGGGGCCTGAGCCTGGCCGACGTCGCCCAGAGGAGCGGCATCGACCGGGCCGCGCTGAGCCGCCTGGAGAACGAGCACAACGTCAATCCGAAGCTGGAAACCCTTGGTCGCTATGCAGGCGCCCTTGACCTGGAAGTTACGATCACGATCGACGACCCGGCCCGGTAA
- a CDS encoding DUF1501 domain-containing protein → MLSISGPGGRYCDGVSRRGFLKLGSLAFGGLSLPQILRAEQASGKGSSEKAIIMIVLPGGPPHLDMFDLKPEAPAEIRGEFSPIETSVPGIWISELMPRLAASMDRFAVIRTLVGGRDDHNLHQCLTGWESHPQQGDSPEIPGYPEGGWPSIGAVLSAIRGPSDPAVPPFLSLAPPNTESTTRASLNQGGYLGARHAGFEPFKKGNDEINLSGVDLNRLADRRALLGSLDRFRRGLDQTRAVTSFDAYTSQAFDLLTSSTVAEALDLSREDPRTLARYGAPSGGEPEHGGPKLLENLIVARRLIEAGVRCVTLAFSPWPLERESRGGFNWDWHFDNFKKAKVALPMLDQGITALVEDLEALGKLDDVSIVVWGEFGRTPRINKDAGRDHWPHVGNCLIAGGGLRTGQVIGRTDRFGERPVERPVHFREVFATLYHALGIHASETFLHDRGGRPIALVDDREPIRELI, encoded by the coding sequence ATGCTCTCAATCAGTGGACCGGGCGGGCGATATTGCGACGGTGTGTCACGGCGGGGCTTTTTGAAGCTGGGGAGCCTGGCCTTCGGGGGCCTCTCGCTGCCGCAGATCCTCCGGGCCGAGCAGGCGTCGGGCAAAGGGTCGTCGGAGAAGGCGATCATCATGATCGTCCTGCCGGGCGGGCCGCCGCACCTCGACATGTTCGACCTGAAACCGGAGGCCCCTGCCGAGATCCGAGGAGAGTTCTCGCCGATCGAGACGAGCGTGCCGGGCATCTGGATCAGCGAGCTGATGCCGAGGCTCGCGGCCTCGATGGACCGCTTCGCTGTGATTCGGACGCTCGTCGGCGGACGAGACGACCACAACCTGCACCAGTGCCTGACCGGCTGGGAGAGCCACCCCCAACAGGGGGACTCGCCGGAGATCCCCGGCTATCCCGAGGGGGGGTGGCCGTCGATTGGCGCCGTGCTGTCGGCGATCCGAGGGCCGAGCGATCCGGCCGTGCCCCCGTTTCTCAGCCTCGCGCCGCCGAACACGGAATCGACGACCCGGGCCTCGCTCAATCAAGGGGGCTACCTCGGCGCCCGTCACGCAGGGTTCGAGCCGTTCAAGAAGGGGAACGACGAGATCAATCTCTCGGGCGTGGACCTGAACCGCCTGGCCGATCGCCGGGCCTTGCTCGGGAGCCTCGATCGCTTCCGAAGGGGCCTCGACCAGACCCGAGCCGTGACCTCGTTCGACGCCTATACCTCCCAGGCGTTCGACCTGCTGACCTCCAGCACGGTGGCCGAGGCGCTCGATCTGTCCCGAGAAGATCCTCGCACGCTGGCCCGCTATGGCGCCCCGTCGGGAGGGGAACCGGAACACGGTGGGCCGAAGCTGCTCGAAAATCTGATCGTGGCCCGTCGGCTGATTGAGGCCGGGGTCCGTTGCGTGACCCTGGCGTTCAGTCCCTGGCCCCTGGAGCGAGAGAGCCGAGGCGGCTTCAACTGGGACTGGCATTTCGATAACTTCAAGAAGGCGAAGGTCGCCTTGCCGATGCTCGACCAGGGGATCACCGCTCTGGTCGAGGACCTGGAGGCCCTTGGGAAGCTGGATGACGTCTCGATCGTCGTCTGGGGCGAGTTCGGCCGGACCCCTCGGATCAACAAGGACGCCGGCCGCGACCACTGGCCTCACGTCGGCAACTGCCTGATCGCCGGCGGAGGCCTGAGGACCGGCCAGGTCATCGGCCGCACCGACCGCTTCGGCGAACGCCCGGTCGAACGTCCCGTCCACTTCCGAGAGGTCTTCGCCACGCTTTACCACGCCCTCGGCATCCATGCCTCGGAAACCTTCCTCCACGACCGGGGAGGCCGGCCGATTGCGTTGGTCGACGATCGGGAGCCGATCCGGGAGCTGATTTGA